A window from Argopecten irradians isolate NY chromosome 3, Ai_NY, whole genome shotgun sequence encodes these proteins:
- the LOC138317901 gene encoding histone H2A: MSGRGKGGKVKGKAKSRSSRAGLQFPVGRIHRLLRKGNYAERVGAGAPVYLAAVLEYLAAEVLELAGNAARDNKKTRIIPRHLQLAIRNDEELNKLLSGVTIAQGGVLPNIQAVLLPKKTSKPAAK; this comes from the coding sequence ATGTCTGGACGTGGTAAGGGAGGAAAAGTTAAGGGAAAGGCAAAGAGCCGATCATCCCGTGCCGGACTTCAGTTCCCAGTCGGACGTATCCATCGTCTTCTCCGAAAGGGAAACTATGCCGAGAGAGTTGGAGCCGGAGCCCCAGTCTACTTGGCCGCTGTCCTCGAGTACCTAGCCGCTGAAGTTTTGGAATTGGCAGGTAACGCCGCCAGGGATAACAAGAAGACCAGAATCATCCCCCGTCATCTCCAGCTGGCCATCAGAAACGACGAGGAGTTGAACAAACTGCTGTCGGGTGTCACCATTGCCCAGGGTGGTGTCCTCCCCAACATCCAGGCTGTACTTCTCCCCAAGAAGACCAGCAAACCCGCCGCCAAGTAA